The window CGGGGCGCCAGCGAACGGCCGCCACGTCCACGGCGCGGCGGTTCGGGCGGCGGGGACGGCAGATAGCTCGTGCGGTTCAGCTCGGCGTCGTCGTCGTTCACCGGGAGCGGCCGCGGTACCGACAGCGAGAGCGGGATCACGCTCGTACGGTCGTCGGCGTTCTGGTGGTCCGTCGCGACCGCTTGCGGCGGGACGGCGTCCAGCTGGTCGGCGCTCAGCGCGTTCCGTGCGTCCAGGACCCGCGAGAGCAGCTCCACCGCGTCGTACGGACGGAGGTCGGGGTTGCGCGCGGTGGCCGTCGTGACCAGCTCGTCGAGCTCGTAGGCCAGGCCCGGCACGGACGCCGACGGCGGGGGCACGTCCTCGTGGAGGTGCTTGTAGAGCACGGTGGCGGGTGAGTCCCCGTAGTGCGGGCGGTCGCCGGTCAGCATCTCGAAGAGGAGGATGCCGCAGGCGTACACGTCGACCCGGGGGTCGGTCGTGCCGTTCTCTATCTGCTCCGGCGCGAGATACGACACCGTGCCGAGCACGGCCCCCGTCGTGCTGGTGACCGTGTCCACGGCCCGTACGAGGCCGAAGTCCGCCACCTTCACCCGGCCGTCGTCCCCTATCAGGACGTTCTCCGGCTTCATGTCGCGGTGCACGAACCCGGCGCGGTGCGCGGCGCCGAGCGCGGCGAGGACCGGCTCCAGGACGTCGAGCGCGGCCCGGGGCTGCAGCGCCCCGCGCTCGCGCAGCACGTCACGCAGGGTGCATCCGGCCACGTACTCCATCGCCAGATAGACGAAGTTGCCGTCCGTGCCCTGGTCGAAGACCTGCACCACGTTCGGGTGGGCGAGCCTGGCCACGGACTTGGCCTCGCGGATGAAGCGGTCGACGAACGTGGCGTCGGCCGCCAGCGTCGGGTGCATCACCTTGAGCGCGAGCACCCGGTCCAGGCGGGTGTCCACGGCCCGGTAGACCGTGGCCATCCCGCCGACCGCGATGCGCGCGTCGACGCGGTAGCGGCCGTCGAGCACGTGCCCGACGAGCGGGTCCTGAAGGGTCGTATCCACGCAGGTGAGTGTACGAGCCGCCACTGTCAACGCCGCCCGCACGGGCAAATCCGGGGCGGTACTGCAGCCGAGCTGTGACGGACGTCGCACGGTGACCGATCCGTGCGGCGCCTGGATTCAGACAGGTGTTCAGGCCAAAGGTCAGAAAGCCGGCCTTTCCGGGTCCAACCGGGCGACACCCTCCACGGGAGACGACGCCTCGGCGAAGTGACGGCGCGGGATACGCCCCGCGCGGTACGCGAGCCGGCCCGCCTCGACCGCGTGCCGCATGCCCTCGGCCATGAGCACCGGCTCCTGCGCCCGGGTCACGGCCGAGGCGAGCATCACACCCTGGCACCCCAGCTCCATGGCGAGCGCCGCGTCCGACGCCGTACCGGCGCCCGCGTCCAGGATCACCGGCACGCGCGCGTGCTCCACGATCAGCTGGAAGTTGTGCGGGTTGCGGATGCCCAGCCCGGACCCGATCGGCGACCCGAGCGGCATGACCGCGGCGCACCCCACGTCCTCCAGTCTGCGGGCGAGCACCGGGTCGTCGTTGGTGTACGGGAGGACCGTGAAGCCGTCGTCGACCAGGGTCTCGGCCGCGTCGAGCAGCTCGATCGGGTCGGGCAGCAGCGTGCGCTCGTCGGCGATGACCTCCAGCTTCACGAGGTCCGTGCCGAGCGCCTCACGCGCGAGCCGGGCCGTCAGCACGGCCTCCCCGGCGGTGAAGCAGCCCGCCGTGTTGGGCAGCACGCGGA is drawn from Streptomyces liliifuscus and contains these coding sequences:
- the pknB gene encoding Stk1 family PASTA domain-containing Ser/Thr kinase; this encodes MDTTLQDPLVGHVLDGRYRVDARIAVGGMATVYRAVDTRLDRVLALKVMHPTLAADATFVDRFIREAKSVARLAHPNVVQVFDQGTDGNFVYLAMEYVAGCTLRDVLRERGALQPRAALDVLEPVLAALGAAHRAGFVHRDMKPENVLIGDDGRVKVADFGLVRAVDTVTSTTGAVLGTVSYLAPEQIENGTTDPRVDVYACGILLFEMLTGDRPHYGDSPATVLYKHLHEDVPPPSASVPGLAYELDELVTTATARNPDLRPYDAVELLSRVLDARNALSADQLDAVPPQAVATDHQNADDRTSVIPLSLSVPRPLPVNDDDAELNRTSYLPSPPPEPPRRGRGGRSLAPRRGLLAIVAVVLLALGLGAGVWYINSGQFTNVPAVLSKTEAQARKQLTDAGLDVKDVKRSFSDTVKPGRVISSDPKPGARIRDNDSVSLTVSKGPEIVRVPDLEGYSLDKAKQRLKSEGLVAGMVTKGFSDDVPVGFVIRTEPGAGTERRGGSAIALTVSKGNPVDVPDVVGDDLEDARQELEDAGLTVEVASEQVTSEYEAGQVAKQSPDPDTRAAGGDTVTLTVSKGPEMIEVPDVVGDSVDDAKQELEAAGFKVEEDRGLLGLFGDTVKGQSVDGGDTAPEGSTITIEIR
- a CDS encoding thiazole synthase; protein product: MADDPFVLGGTSFTSRLIMGTGGAPSLDVLERSLVASGTELTTVAMRRVNPEAHGSVLSVLERLGIRVLPNTAGCFTAGEAVLTARLAREALGTDLVKLEVIADERTLLPDPIELLDAAETLVDDGFTVLPYTNDDPVLARRLEDVGCAAVMPLGSPIGSGLGIRNPHNFQLIVEHARVPVILDAGAGTASDAALAMELGCQGVMLASAVTRAQEPVLMAEGMRHAVEAGRLAYRAGRIPRRHFAEASSPVEGVARLDPERPAF